The following coding sequences lie in one Lolium perenne isolate Kyuss_39 chromosome 2, Kyuss_2.0, whole genome shotgun sequence genomic window:
- the LOC127334296 gene encoding uncharacterized protein: protein MDTADDVGFATIHPHLDASSRAAAFPNPKGGRGGGGTGGMVASGRSVHELLECPVCINSMYPPIHQDVQERDLYFYPFCNLATPFNAWRAVAEHGLATSLLMCAMAAEASHRSLTVTLG from the exons ATGGACACGGCGGACGACGTCGGCTTCGCCACCATCCACCCGCACCTCGATGCCTCCTCCAGGGCCGCCGCGTTCCCCAACCCCAAGGGCGGCCGTGGTGGCGGCGGCACGGGAGGCATGGTCGCGTCGGGAAGAAGCGTGCACGAGCTGCTCGAGTGCCCCGTCTGCATCAACTCCATGTACCCGCCGATCCACCAG GATGTTCAGGAGAGAGATTTATACTTCTATCCCTTTTGCAATCTTGCAACACCATTCAATG CCTGGCGTGCCGTTGCTGAACATGGATTGGCAACGTCGCTACTGATGTGTGCTATGGCGGCAGAGGCCAGCCATAGGAGCTTAACAGTGACTCTAGGATGA